GAAATTTACCTGGCCCTCAGCCAGGGACACCAGTTGCCACCAAATCCTGTAGCAATTACGTTTGACGACGGCTACTTCGACCATCTCACCAACGTCTTGCCGGCGCTACGAGACACCGGTTTCATAGGCACATTCTTCATCATCACAGAATATGCCGACAACTTGCGCCCCGGATATCTGACTTGGGATCAAGTCAATCAGATAGCTGCAGCGGGAATGGAAATCGCCTCACACTCCAAAACACACGTCGATCTTCAAACTGCTAACCACGACTCACTCGTCTATGAAATCCTCGGCAGTATCGAAAGCATTCAAGCCAACATTGGCTCCACAGCGAACATCTTCGCCTATCCCATGGGCCGATACGACGACAGAACGTTGGACATGCTGAGGCAGAACCGCATAAAAGCCGCCGTTACAACCGCCCACGCCGCAACACACACCACTGATGGTCTACTCGAACTCGCTCGACTGCGAGTTCAAAACACGACGGGCGTTCCCGGCTTGGAGGTACTTCTGAAGGAGAAATAAAAAGACCCGCCATAAGCGGGTCAAAGATGCGCGTGAAAACCAACCTAGTCCGGCCAGATCCGTGTATCGAGGTAGTAGTCCAACCAGGTTACGAAGATCAGCCCAAGCGGGACAACCGTCGTCAGGAAGTAAATAATGCCGTACTCCTGGATCGAGATCGCGCGGGCATTCGGATCCGGACTGAGCGCAGGAAGAAGAAAGGTGATAATCAGCCAACCGAGGAGGGTCCCGGTTCCCATGCCAATAGCCCACACCACAGTCCGTCGCAACAACAACGAAGACATATCACAGAACTCCCGAACCCACTGACTCCAACTCAACCATTCTACTGTGAACGCTGCTTGCCATGCAAGTGAGTGATGCCGCGAAGTGCGCGCAACTTGTGTACGGCGGCCGATTGCGCTAAACTCTTCCCTTGCAGACATTATAGGGATTTTCCTCGTGGCAGACATTTTCGCAAAAGCCAGTTCGTTCACTCAGGCAAAAGAAGCGATGGAACTGGGAATCTACCCCTACTTCCGTGCACTGAGCGACTCTGAAGGAACAACCGCGACCTTTGAAGGCAAAGAGGTCGTGATGATTGGGTCGAACAACTATCTGGGCCTAACGACAGACCCGCGTGTTCGCAAAGCGGCTCACGAAGCTATCGATCGCTACGGGACGAGCGTGACAGGATCCCGATTTCTGAACGGCACGCTTGAACTGCATCTGGAGCTTGACCGCCGTCTCGCTCGTTATGTCGGTAAGGAATCTGCGCTTGTATTCTCCACTGGCTATCAAACCAATGTGGGCACAATTTCTGCGCTCGTCGGTAAGGGCGACTACGTCATCCTTGATAAAGACGATCATGCATCGATCGTCGACGGATGCCTGCTAAGTCGCGGTGAAATGAAGCGATTCCGCCACAATGACATAAGCAGCCTGGATCAGGTGCTGAGCCAAATACCCGCTGACGCAGGCAAACTGGTCATCATCGACGGCGTGTACAGCATGGGTGGCGATCTTGCACCGCTGCCTCAGGTTGTCGAAATATGCAAGCGTCATGGCGCCCGACTGATGGTTGACGACGCACACGGCATTGGAGTGACCGGCGGTGGTCGAGGCACGGCACACCACTTCGGGCTCACCGATGATGCCGACCTGATCATGGGCACATTCAGCAAGAGTTTTGCCTCAATCGGTGGTTTCATTGCGGGCAGCGCCGACGTCATACACTACATTCAGCATCAGGCGCGTGCTCTCATCTTCTCCGCAGCACTCCCCGCCCCTGCTGCCGCTGCCGTTCTCGCTGCCCTCGATATCATGGAGACCGAGCCGGAGCGCGTGACCCGGCTTTGGGAAAATGCCGAATATATGCGCGCTGGCTTCAAGAAGCTCGGCTATGACATTGGCGAGAGCAATACGCCGATCATTCCCATTCTGCTGAGGGATCAATATCGCACCGTTCTGGCTTGGCGCGCCCTTATAGAAGAAGGCGTATATACGAACCCCGTAGTCCCCCCCGGCGTCCCACCCAAC
The nucleotide sequence above comes from Candidatus Flexicrinis proximus. Encoded proteins:
- a CDS encoding polysaccharide deacetylase family protein, producing the protein MKKLSDWFVKMTMRILQRLLTLVLYVIVLAAGPRPYANAQSIIQTEQPDGTLRRLHAPILMYHYVSELPPDADNLRRGLTVTPQQLRQHLEFMRSRHYAGVSLYEIYLALSQGHQLPPNPVAITFDDGYFDHLTNVLPALRDTGFIGTFFIITEYADNLRPGYLTWDQVNQIAAAGMEIASHSKTHVDLQTANHDSLVYEILGSIESIQANIGSTANIFAYPMGRYDDRTLDMLRQNRIKAAVTTAHAATHTTDGLLELARLRVQNTTGVPGLEVLLKEK
- a CDS encoding aminotransferase class I/II-fold pyridoxal phosphate-dependent enzyme; its protein translation is MELGIYPYFRALSDSEGTTATFEGKEVVMIGSNNYLGLTTDPRVRKAAHEAIDRYGTSVTGSRFLNGTLELHLELDRRLARYVGKESALVFSTGYQTNVGTISALVGKGDYVILDKDDHASIVDGCLLSRGEMKRFRHNDISSLDQVLSQIPADAGKLVIIDGVYSMGGDLAPLPQVVEICKRHGARLMVDDAHGIGVTGGGRGTAHHFGLTDDADLIMGTFSKSFASIGGFIAGSADVIHYIQHQARALIFSAALPAPAAAAVLAALDIMETEPERVTRLWENAEYMRAGFKKLGYDIGESNTPIIPILLRDQYRTVLAWRALIEEGVYTNPVVPPGVPPNLSLLRTSYMATHTRDQLDRALGAFKTVGERLDLIPSAAAQLQD